Genomic DNA from Thiovulum sp. ES:
GTCGGAGAGATCCGACAAAATCTATCTCACCTTTTTGATGTATTCTAGAACATACTCTCCGCCAGAATAGAGAGTTAAACCAACTGCAATCCAAAGTAATTCCTCTCCAAATTGCCAACCCATAATCAGAAATCCGATTGAAAACATTTGAACAACTGTTTTAACTTTTCCACTCCAAGAAGCTGAAATATCAATTCCCTCAGCCACCGCATTTATTCGCAAACCAGAGATAAAAAGTTCTCGAATCAAAATAAGATAAATTGCCCAAATTGAAGCTGTATCTGTAACAAGAAATGCTAAAAAAGCTCCAGTAACAAGCATCTTATCTGCTAGTGGATCAAGAATTGCTCCTA
This window encodes:
- a CDS encoding CDP-diacylglycerol--glycerol-3-phosphate 3-phosphatidyltransferase (PFAM: CDP-alcohol phosphatidyltransferase~TIGRFAM: CDP-diacylglycerol--glycerol-3-phosphate 3-phosphatidyltransferase~IMG reference gene:2508610937_SP) — its product is MTLPNFLTSFRVLLAPLLLWILTNEDFFTNQGFHSSWVAYFAGLIFLIASVTDFFDGFIAREWNQSSHLGAILDPLADKMLVTGAFLAFLVTDTASIWAIYLILIRELFISGLRINAVAEGIDISASWSGKVKTVVQMFSIGFLIMGWQFGEELLWIAVGLTLYSGGEYVLEYIKKVR